Proteins encoded together in one Caldicellulosiruptor saccharolyticus DSM 8903 window:
- the rbr gene encoding rubrerythrin, producing the protein MKDLKGTQTEKNLWAAFAGESQARNKYTYFASQARKEGYEQIAAIFEETAENEKEHAKLFFKFLNGIGNTQENLKAAAEGEHYEWAEMYKEFARVAREEGFDEIATAFEFVAKVEEKHEERYRKLLENVENGKVFVKDDVVVWKCRNCGYVHVGKEAPKVCPTCKHPQSFFEIRAENY; encoded by the coding sequence ATGAAAGATTTGAAAGGAACGCAGACAGAAAAGAACTTATGGGCAGCATTTGCTGGTGAGTCTCAGGCAAGAAACAAATATACTTACTTTGCATCACAGGCAAGAAAAGAAGGCTACGAGCAGATCGCAGCAATCTTTGAAGAGACAGCTGAAAATGAAAAGGAACATGCAAAGCTATTTTTCAAGTTCTTAAACGGAATTGGTAACACTCAAGAAAACCTCAAAGCTGCTGCAGAAGGCGAACATTACGAATGGGCAGAGATGTACAAAGAGTTTGCAAGAGTTGCAAGGGAAGAAGGTTTTGATGAGATAGCAACTGCATTTGAGTTTGTTGCAAAGGTTGAGGAAAAACATGAGGAAAGATACAGAAAGCTTCTTGAAAATGTTGAAAACGGCAAAGTATTTGTAAAAGATGATGTTGTTGTTTGGAAGTGCAGAAACTGCGGCTATGTACATGTTGGCAAAGAAGCTCCAAAGGTATGCCCAACCTGCAAACATCCACAGTCATTTTTTGAAATTAGAGCTGAGAATTATTAA
- a CDS encoding glycoside hydrolase family 13 protein has translation MHKKWWKEVVVYQIYPRSFYDSNGDGIGDLPGIIQKLDYLKELGVNVIWLNPIYKSPNADNGYDISSYYDIMDEFGTMEDFDKLLQEAHKRGIKIVMDLVVNHTSDEHKWFLESRKSKDNPYRDFYFWRPGKNGGPPNNWTSFFSGPAWEYDELTGEYYLHLFAVKQPDLNWDNPKVRQEIYKMMKWWLDKGIDGFRMDVINLISKVEGLPDDKEGEKQGGLIGFRYYANGPRVHEYLQEMNREVLSKYDIMTVGETPFVTPEIAKLYVEYDRNELNMLFHFEHMDMDCSGSKWNIKPWKLTDLKKIMYKWYLALKDKGWNSLYLNNHDQPRMVSRFGNDKEYRVESAKLLATLLHTWQGTPYIYQGEEIGMTNCKFESIDEFRDIETLNWYKEMKKLGKSDEELLEILNKRSRDHARTPMQWDDSENAGFTKGTPWIKVNPNYKEINVKKALEDKNSVFYYYKKLIEFRKRHPVIVYGDIQMLYENDEKIFAYTRNYEDERLLVVMNFSEEESEFLAPKEIFTQKPELLISNYEIDDNIQEKIVLKPYEARVYKI, from the coding sequence ATGCATAAAAAATGGTGGAAAGAAGTTGTTGTTTATCAAATCTACCCGAGAAGCTTTTATGACTCAAACGGTGATGGAATTGGGGATTTGCCAGGAATTATCCAGAAGCTTGACTATTTAAAAGAGCTTGGGGTTAATGTAATCTGGTTAAATCCAATTTATAAATCTCCAAATGCCGACAATGGATATGACATTAGTAGCTATTATGATATTATGGATGAATTTGGAACAATGGAAGACTTCGACAAGCTTTTGCAAGAGGCTCATAAACGCGGAATAAAAATTGTGATGGATTTAGTAGTAAATCACACCTCTGATGAACACAAATGGTTTTTAGAGTCCAGAAAATCAAAAGACAATCCTTACAGAGATTTTTATTTCTGGCGACCTGGCAAAAATGGAGGGCCACCTAATAACTGGACATCCTTTTTCAGTGGTCCTGCTTGGGAATACGATGAGCTGACAGGAGAATATTATCTTCACCTTTTTGCTGTAAAGCAACCAGACCTTAATTGGGACAATCCAAAAGTCAGACAAGAAATTTACAAAATGATGAAGTGGTGGCTTGACAAGGGCATAGACGGTTTTAGAATGGATGTAATAAACCTCATTTCAAAAGTTGAAGGGCTGCCAGATGATAAAGAAGGTGAAAAGCAAGGAGGTCTAATTGGCTTTAGATATTATGCCAACGGTCCAAGAGTGCATGAATATCTTCAGGAAATGAACAGAGAAGTTCTTAGCAAATATGATATCATGACAGTTGGCGAAACCCCATTTGTCACACCCGAAATTGCAAAGCTATATGTGGAGTATGACAGAAATGAGCTTAATATGCTCTTTCATTTTGAACATATGGATATGGACTGCAGCGGCAGCAAGTGGAATATAAAACCTTGGAAACTCACTGATTTGAAAAAGATAATGTACAAGTGGTACTTAGCTTTAAAAGACAAGGGCTGGAATTCACTTTACCTTAACAACCATGACCAGCCAAGGATGGTCTCACGCTTTGGAAACGACAAAGAGTACAGGGTTGAGTCTGCAAAGCTTTTAGCAACCCTGCTTCACACATGGCAGGGAACTCCTTATATTTACCAGGGCGAAGAGATTGGTATGACAAACTGCAAGTTTGAAAGTATTGATGAGTTCAGAGACATTGAAACACTCAACTGGTACAAAGAGATGAAAAAGCTTGGAAAATCAGATGAAGAGCTTTTAGAAATCTTAAACAAGAGAAGCAGAGACCATGCACGAACACCAATGCAGTGGGATGATTCTGAAAACGCAGGGTTTACTAAAGGCACACCGTGGATAAAGGTAAATCCAAATTATAAGGAAATAAATGTTAAAAAAGCTTTAGAAGATAAAAACTCTGTTTTCTATTACTACAAGAAATTGATTGAATTTAGAAAAAGGCACCCTGTCATTGTATATGGTGATATACAGATGCTTTATGAAAATGATGAAAAGATTTTTGCATATACAAGAAATTATGAAGATGAGAGGCTTCTTGTTGTCATGAACTTTTCTGAAGAAGAAAGTGAGTTTTTAGCACCAAAAGAAATATTTACTCAAAAACCTGAGCTTTTGATTAGTAACTATGAAATAGATGATAATATTCAAGAAAAAATTGTTTTAAAACCCTATGAAGCAAGGGTATATAAAATATAA
- a CDS encoding glycosyltransferase, which translates to MIFFTIFILGIASGFLLFSKIFLADTKDDSLELNQKISVIIPARNEEKNLPYLLKSLFSQTIVPDEIIVVDDFSEDNTSKIAREFGVKLIKNPPLPTGWTGKNWALWNGYLNSTGDILIFLDADVRLSKDGIERIVKTLFSTNGAISVIPYHKTEQFYERLCLIVNILGVFAFMSPYERKSRSKGMYGSCIAVFRKDYEKVGGHKRICSIVTDDLSLGKLFCANGIRVENFLGYDTVAFRMYPNGMKSQLEGIAKSAALSMQLLNTKTVFLIALWAFGLVLTGFLTPILLYIHHPLATKFLIGYILYVFQILYLQIYIGNFGIVLPILYFIPTAYFLLMLLYSFYQVKFIRSVYWKGRQIKVGGK; encoded by the coding sequence ATGATATTTTTTACCATTTTCATCCTGGGCATAGCTTCGGGATTTCTCCTTTTCTCAAAAATATTTCTAGCAGACACTAAGGACGATTCTCTTGAACTAAATCAGAAGATTTCAGTAATAATACCTGCTCGGAATGAAGAGAAAAATCTGCCTTATTTGCTCAAAAGTCTTTTTAGTCAAACTATTGTTCCCGATGAAATAATAGTTGTAGATGATTTTTCTGAGGATAATACTTCTAAGATTGCCAGAGAATTTGGCGTTAAATTAATTAAGAACCCTCCTTTGCCTACAGGCTGGACAGGTAAAAATTGGGCTCTTTGGAATGGGTATTTAAACTCAACAGGTGATATACTGATATTCCTAGATGCTGATGTGAGATTATCCAAAGATGGTATAGAAAGAATTGTAAAAACCCTTTTTTCAACAAATGGTGCAATTTCGGTTATACCATATCATAAGACAGAGCAGTTTTATGAAAGATTGTGTTTAATTGTTAATATTCTCGGTGTGTTTGCTTTTATGTCACCATATGAAAGAAAGAGCAGAAGCAAAGGAATGTATGGTTCATGTATAGCAGTTTTTAGAAAAGACTACGAAAAGGTTGGCGGGCACAAACGTATATGTAGCATAGTAACAGATGATTTAAGTCTTGGCAAGCTATTTTGCGCAAATGGTATAAGAGTTGAAAATTTTTTAGGATACGATACTGTAGCATTCAGAATGTACCCAAATGGAATGAAAAGCCAGCTTGAAGGAATTGCAAAGAGTGCGGCATTGAGCATGCAGCTTTTAAATACAAAGACAGTCTTTTTAATTGCTCTGTGGGCTTTTGGACTTGTCTTAACAGGTTTCTTAACACCCATTTTGCTGTACATTCATCATCCTTTAGCAACTAAATTTTTGATAGGCTATATTCTTTATGTTTTTCAGATATTATACCTTCAAATATATATAGGTAATTTTGGCATTGTACTTCCCATACTGTACTTTATTCCTACTGCGTATTTTTTATTAATGCTTTTGTACTCTTTTTATCAAGTAAAGTTTATTAGAAGTGTTTACTGGAAAGGAAGACAAATTAAAGTAGGGGGTAAATGA
- a CDS encoding Fur family transcriptional regulator: protein MAFLKSKLLQKGIKPSLIRLKVYEYLVNHKTHPTADEIYNSLLLEIPTLSKTSVYNTLSLFVEKGLVQIITIEENIVRFDADTSVHGHFQCKSCGKIYDFLVKPDSIQSSLSSEFVVDEIYVYYKGTCPYCKNKNN, encoded by the coding sequence TTGGCTTTTTTAAAAAGCAAGCTATTACAAAAGGGAATAAAACCATCGCTGATAAGGCTTAAGGTTTACGAATACTTGGTAAACCACAAAACTCACCCAACAGCTGATGAGATTTACAACAGTTTGCTTCTTGAGATTCCTACACTTTCAAAAACATCTGTGTACAACACTTTAAGTTTATTTGTAGAAAAAGGACTTGTACAGATAATTACAATTGAAGAAAATATTGTACGCTTTGATGCTGATACATCAGTGCATGGTCATTTTCAATGCAAAAGCTGTGGCAAAATTTATGACTTTTTAGTAAAACCAGATTCTATTCAATCTTCTCTTTCTTCTGAATTTGTTGTTGATGAGATTTACGTCTACTATAAGGGCACCTGCCCTTATTGTAAGAATAAAAACAATTAA
- a CDS encoding glycerol-3-phosphate acyltransferase, with amino-acid sequence MLAAITLLEFFCGSLMFSYWLGKLVKKDITAVGDGNPGAFNLIQAAGVKIGLLGVFLDFAKGYFPLVYFVEKGYLPKSYIIPAAIAPILGHAFSPFLRFKGGKSIATTFGVWSATTKFRVSFFYAIVLALLFVIAKKLKHGGSTTTEEDAFMVVLGFLIVGVYLYLLDFSAYLLTLWFLNLLVMVYKNKEKLSTFYSAITNKEHELKK; translated from the coding sequence ATGCTTGCTGCAATCACTCTTTTGGAATTTTTCTGCGGGTCGCTGATGTTCTCCTACTGGCTTGGAAAGCTTGTTAAAAAGGATATAACAGCAGTTGGCGACGGAAATCCAGGAGCTTTTAACCTAATTCAGGCAGCTGGAGTTAAAATTGGGCTTTTGGGAGTATTCCTCGATTTTGCAAAAGGTTATTTTCCTCTTGTTTATTTTGTTGAAAAGGGATACCTGCCAAAGTCATACATTATCCCTGCTGCAATTGCACCTATCTTGGGACATGCATTTTCGCCTTTTTTGAGATTTAAAGGAGGAAAATCCATTGCAACTACATTTGGAGTGTGGAGTGCAACAACCAAGTTTAGAGTGTCTTTTTTCTATGCAATTGTTTTAGCACTTCTTTTTGTAATCGCAAAAAAGCTAAAGCACGGCGGCTCTACCACAACCGAAGAAGACGCTTTCATGGTTGTGTTAGGATTTTTGATTGTAGGTGTTTACCTTTATCTTCTTGATTTTTCTGCATACCTTTTGACACTTTGGTTTTTAAATTTGCTTGTTATGGTCTATAAGAATAAAGAAAAGCTCTCAACATTCTACTCTGCTATTACAAACAAAGAGCATGAATTGAAGAAATAA
- a CDS encoding SHOCT domain-containing protein produces the protein MMGHFYRDFDGLWGFHMIGGWIMGILFLIVLVALIIYVVNKLSHIYLQTKRDTLSKSEADDEALRILNIKFANGEISEEEYERKKKIILNR, from the coding sequence ATGATGGGGCATTTCTATAGAGATTTTGACGGCCTTTGGGGATTTCACATGATTGGAGGATGGATAATGGGTATACTATTTCTAATTGTCTTAGTTGCTTTGATCATTTATGTTGTCAACAAATTAAGCCACATATATTTGCAGACTAAAAGAGATACTTTGTCAAAATCAGAGGCAGATGATGAAGCATTGCGAATTTTAAATATAAAGTTTGCAAATGGCGAGATATCTGAAGAAGAGTATGAAAGAAAGAAAAAGATAATTTTAAACAGATAG